In Penicillium psychrofluorescens genome assembly, chromosome: 5, a single window of DNA contains:
- a CDS encoding uncharacterized protein (ID:PFLUO_007781-T1.cds;~source:funannotate), translating into MEWWLGLWKIVVAVFSLVLDVAQYWRDKLLSWWASKSPRARLGHVLATAETYEEWEEAAFELDELLSKDLWRQNPVSRHYDYRLILGRLEALMNAREEEDIFTLANLLRSGLVRNLGNITSAKLFTHAFAGTKLLIDDYITQVALSIQYVAALQPMPAHAPAGFTSQAKLELLHDTRQAFGRTTLLLQGGSAFALCHLGVVRALHLQGLLPRIVTGTATGAIIAALVGIHPEDELLALLDGDSLDLSAFHCRRKSKTDGTATTEAWLRAILRGMNHFVQKGHLFDDDALEDCVRAHVGDLTFEEAYARSKRILNITVATTGKNGLPNLLNYLTAPNVLIWSAAVASNASSSSLTDSPVTIYCKDETGSIVPWPHTHDAIFQPWRHVHYKDGESPLSRIAELFNVNHFIVSQARPSLIPFDRDQTGITHLTRSCTQLILSEVRHRLRQLDYLTLLPASISRLLIDEAIPGPNLTLVPDLSWRDLISLFRDPTSQRIAEWIRKGERGVWPAVSALKVREAVEIELDRGYQLVRRRRPSDVSVPPAVASAPRPLPNEEIPRRRLGYGENGDEADGGSVDAE; encoded by the exons atGGAGTGGTGGCTCGGTCTGTGGAAAATCGTGGTGGCCGTGTTCAGTCTGGTGCTGGATGTCGCCCAGTACTGGAGAGACAAATTGCTCTCGTGGTGGGCATCCAAGTCTCCCCGCGCCCGGCTCGGGCACGTCCTCGCGACCGCCGAGACCTACGAGGAATGGGAAGAGGCAGCCTTTGagctcgacgagctcctcaGCAAGGACTTATG GCGCCAGAATCCCGTCAGCCGACACTACGACTAccgcctcatcctcggccggCTCGAGGCATTGATGAACGCccgcgaggaagaagacatctTCACGCTCGCCAACCTGCTCCGCTCGGGTCTCGTGCGCAACCTGGGCAACATCACCTCCGCCAAACTCTTCACCCACGCCTTTGCCGGCACCAAGCTGTTGATCGACGACTACATCACCCAGGTCGCGCTGTCGATCCAGTATGTCGCCGCGCTGCAGCCCATGCCCGCGCACGCGCCGGCCGGCTTCACCTCGCAGGCgaagctggagctgctccatGATACCCGCCAGGCCTTTGGGCGCACGACCTTGCTCCTGCAGGGCGGGTCGGCGTTCGCGCTGTGTCACCTCGGTGTGGTCCGGGCATTGCATCTGCAGGGTCTCTTGCCGAGGATTGTGACGGGGACGGCGACGGGGGCGATCATCGCGGCGCTGGTGGGCATTCATCCCGAAGATGAATTGCTGGCGCTTCTTGATGGGGACAGTCTGGATCTGTCGGCTTTCCATTGTCGGCGGAAATCCAAGACGGATGGGACGGCCACGACAGAGGCGTGGCTGCGGGCGATTCTGCGTGGGATGAACCATTTCGTTCAGAAGGGTCATCTGTTTGATGACGATGCGCTGGAAGACTGTGTCCGCGCTCATGTGGGCGACCTGACTTTCGAAGAAGCGTATGCCCGGTCGAAACGCATTCTCAATATCACGGTTGCGACGACAGGCAAGAACGGCTTGCCGAATCTGCTCAACTACCTGACTGCGCCGAATGTG TTGATCTggtccgccgccgtcgcctccaacgcatcctcctcctcactcACCGACTCCCCCGTTACGATCTACTGCAAAGACGAAACAGGCTCAATAGTGCCCTGGCCACACACCCACGACGCAATCTTCCAACCCTGGCGACACGTCCACTACAAGGACGGCGAATCGCCGCTCTCCCGAATAGCCGAGCTCTTCAACGTAAACCACTTCATCGTCTCGCAAGCCCGGCCCTCCCTCATCCCCTTCGACCGCGACCAAACAGGCATAACACACCTCACCCGCTCCTGCACGCAGCTGATCCTGTCGGAAGTGCGCCACCGGCTCCGCCAACTCGATTACCTgaccctcctccccgcctCGATCAGTCGCCTCctcatcgacgaggccatccCCGGCCCGAACTTGACGCTCGTCCCGGATCTGTCGTGGCGCGATTTGATATCCCTCTTCCGGGACCCGACAAGCCAGCGTATCGCGGAGTGGATAAGGAAGGGCGAGCGCGGGGTTTGGCCGGCTGTTAGTGCGCTGAAAGTGCGGGAGGCGGTGGAAATTGAGCTGGATCGCGGCTATCAGCTTGTCAGGCGTCGTAGGCCGAGTGATGTGTCTGTACCGCCTGCGGTGGCGTCTGCGCCGCGTCCCCTTCCCAATGAGGAAATTCCGCGACGACGGCTGGGATATGGGGAGAATGGTGATGAGGCCGATGGAGGGTCTGTCGATGCAGAGTGA
- a CDS encoding uncharacterized protein (ID:PFLUO_007779-T1.cds;~source:funannotate): protein MFSQRRLRLLLVTVAAVIFLIFYYSGDARKVQNQTFYQSTLSAMKAQEAARQAQIKAESAPMHRPDDGLDAEVKKDAVPLAQGSTGKGEDMEEISIAGRTKIQVSKNRGSDGSEDTSAQSEEQKAAAAAKEELDTILKQAPVIIFSKSYCPYSKKAKSILLDKYDITPRPYVVELDGHRIGKDLQDLLGQTTGRRTVPNVMVNGMSIGGGDDIGAMDESDELASKLQMLGGKWIREVKRAAA, encoded by the exons ATGTTCTCCCAACGGCGCCTCCGCCTGCTCCTGGTCACCGTGGCCGCGGTGATCTTCCTGATATTCTACTACTCG GGCGATGCACGCAAGGTCCAGAACCAAACATTTTACCAATCCACGCtctcggccatgaaggcACAGGAGGCCGCGCGACAGGCTCAAATAAAGGCCGAAAGCGCGCCGATGCACCGTCCTGACGACGGCCTCGACGCGGAAGTGAAGAAGGACGCTGTGCCTCTTGCTCAGGGGAGTACGGGGAAGGGTGAAGATATGGAAGAGATCTCCATTGCGGGACGGACGAAGATCCAGGTCTCGAAGAACCGCGGAAGTGATGGGAGCGAGGACACGTCCGCGCAGTCGGAGGAGCAAAAggccgcggctgctgcgaaggaggagctggataCGATTCTGAAGCAGGCACCTG tgatcatcttctccaaatcgTACTGTCCGTACagcaagaaggccaagtcGATCCTGCTCGACAAATACGACATCACCCCGAGACCGTATGTGGTCGAACTCGACGGCCACCGGATCGGCAAGGATCTCCAGGACCTGCTGGGGCAGACTACCGGGCGGAGAACGGTGCCGAATGTGATGGTGAACGGGATGAGTATTGGGGGAGGGGATGATATTGGCGCAATGGACGAGAGCGACGAGCTGGCCTCGAAGCTGCAGATGCTGGGAGGGAAGTGGATTCGGGAGGTCAAACGGGCAGCAGCGTAG
- a CDS encoding uncharacterized protein (ID:PFLUO_007782-T1.cds;~source:funannotate) → MVLETVAEKITPSPEPAPAPGAGHDHESGSIASVHEREELDRLGYKEEMHRNRSMFTLLFQSLAIAAIPYGEGSALLSAIYGGGPLSIFVGWIVVCVLDECVAVSLAELASRYPTSAGPYYWSFQLSTTKSKTLVSFINAWVWLIGNWTITLSVNFGFASLVSGTISMYHPTWSANSWQLLLIFYGITLVSFFICAFGNRYLPQVDIACATWTALTILIILIAVSAKADVGRHSASWALSHYDKSFSGWGNFTFFIGLLPPAYVFSAIGMISSMAEECSHPSVKVPRAISLCIVIGGIAGLFFIIPLCVTLPPLKEIIHSPAGQALPYILHRVMGTPGGGLGLIFMVLVITLFCSISITVAASRATWASARDDAIPLARLWAHVDKRLGVPLWSLALLTLIQMLLGLINLGSTSAFTAFVSVGVIALAVAYAIPISLSLWHRRREVNRAPWTCGPVAGPIVNVLALAWIAFELVLFSMPTALPVTSVTMNYASVVFVGFMAISAVWYIVYARKCKFFSYWFYCPSSWHVADSSFVAGYKGPPESDALGDEL, encoded by the coding sequence ATGGTCCTCGAGACAgtcgccgagaagatcaccCCATCACCAGaaccagcaccagcaccaggcGCAGGCCATGACCATGAGTCCGGCTCCATCGCCTCCGTGCACGAGCGCGAGGAGCTCGACCGGCTGGGCTACAAGGAGGAAATGCACCGCAATCGGTCCATGTTCACGTTGCTCTTCCAGTCGCTCGCCATAGCAGCAATTCCCTACGGCGAGGGTAGCGCTCTCCTCAGCGCCATCTACGGCGGCGGACCCctctccatcttcgtcggctgGATCGTCGTCTGCGTACTGGACGAGTGCGTTGCAGTCTCCCTCGCCGAACTGGCATCCCGATATCCCACGTCTGCAGGACCATACTACTGGTCTTTCCAGCTGTCGACAACAAAATCCAAAACCCTGGTCTCCTTCATCAATGCCTGGGTCTGGCTGATCGGGAACTGGACCATCACGCTGTCCGTCAACTTCGGCTTCGCCTCCCTCGTCTCGGGCACGATCTCCATGTACCACCCAACCTGGAGCGCCAACAGCTGGCAGCTCCTTCTGATTTTCTACGGCATCACCCTGGTCTCGTTCTTCATCTGCGCCTTCGGCAACCGCTACCTCCCGCAGGTGGACATCGCCTGCGCAACCTGGACCGCGCTgaccatcctcatcatcctaatcgccgtctccgccaAAGCAGACGTCGGCCGCCACAGCGCCTCCTGGGCGCTCTCGCACTACGACAAGAGCTTCTCCGGCTGGGGCAacttcaccttcttcatcggcctcctcccgCCCGCATAcgtcttctccgccatcgGCATGATCTCCTCCATGGCAGAAGAATGCTCCCACCCGTCCGTCAAAGTGCCCCGTGCCATATCCCTCTgtatcgtcatcggcggcatcgcaggcctcttcttcattatCCCCTTGTGCGTCACCCTCCCGCCATTGAAGGAGATCATCCACTCCCCCGCCGGCCAAGCCCTACCCTACATCCTGCACCGGGTCATGGGCACGCCGGGCGGCGGACTCGGACTCATCTTCATGGTCCTGGTAATCACGCTCTTCTGCTCGATCAGCATCACCGTCGCAGCCTCGCGCGCAACATGGGCCAGCGCCCGCGACGACGCCATCCCGCTCGCGAGACTATGGGCGCACGTCGACAAGCGGCTCGGCGTACCGCTCTGGTCTCTTGCTCTGTTAACTCTCATCCAGATGCTGCTGGGTCTGATCAATCTCGGCAGCACGAGTGCCTTCACGGCATTCGTCTCTGTCGGCGTCATCGCGTTGGCTGTTGCATACGCTATCCCCATCTCGCTGAGCCTGTGGCACCGTCGCCGCGAGGTGAACCGTGCCCCCTGGACGTGTGGACCCGTTGCCGGGCCCATTGTTAATGTCCTCGCGCTGGCGTGGATTGCCTTTGAGCTAGTGCTGTTCAGTATGCCCACTGCGCTGCCGGTCACGTCTGTGACGATGAATTATGCCTCCGTGGTGTTTGTCGGTTTTATGGCTATATCGGCGGTGTGGTATATCGTGTATGCGAGGAAATGCAAGTTTTTTTCTTATTGGTTCTATTGTCCATCGTCATGGCATGTCGCTGACTCGTCGTTCGTTGCAGGGTATAAGGGTCCTCCCGAATCCGATGCTCTGGGGGATGAACTGTGA
- a CDS encoding uncharacterized protein (ID:PFLUO_007783-T1.cds;~source:funannotate), translating into MADFAHQPTVTGTAPNGDGSGRIALISGPLINLKNMHLENSPLWHGSVLIVTKPHLEQPQLLLRQVGPVSAETHAESTQATQVQGLKLYEDPNKAFWRFSLAVPVETYEARWEYDIPGLYNESGDAIKTPWRFVVPAAEQSMRMMFHSCNGFSVGTDMNAWVGPNLWNDVMRVHGEKPFHVMIGGGDQIYNDNIRTDGPLKEWTAIANPHKRRTHDFDEKLRAACDEFYYGNYVRWYNTEPFRTANGQIPQVNIWDDHDIIDGFGSYTDHFMKCSIFRGIGGVAFKYYCLFQHHIAPPRSTFTTDAPETMHAVNGTSGTDPRQLENTYVLENQQEDDSWILGKRPGPYVEEVSRSLYMRFGKRIAFCGLDARTERTRHQVNYPDTYDALFGRLESEVAAAKGDIKHLVVLLGVPIAYPRLAWLENVLSSPVIAPIRLLNKRFGVAGGLFNEFDGQVDLLDDLDDHYTARQHKRERKMLLQRLQSFARSHSIRVTILSGDVHLAAIGRFYSNPKLNVSGENDHRFIVNVVSSAITNKPPPKAVANLLGRRNKIHHLDSETDETLMPFFDKQPGGIEKSASWNKVTMPSRNFACLTECVAPAGDSTVEPVSSKLERLPKDGHAPLHKGEQGAGTTHRAADGFSSSDMYGGLDISIRVEIDPQNRQAATEGYGFSVPPLMATQGAPKSSRNSLRTRSRPSSADGRPSTAH; encoded by the exons ATGGCTGACTTTGCCCACCAACCCACGGTCACCG GGACCGCGCCCAATGGCGACGGATCCGGCCGCATTGCCCTCATCTCGGGTCCGCTGATTAACCTGAAGAACATGCACCTCGAGAACTCCCCGCTGTGGCATGGCAGCGTGTTGATCGTCACCAAGCCGCACCTGGAGCAGCcgcagctgctgctgcgccaggTGGGCCCCGTGTCTGCGGAGACCCACGCCGAGAGCACCCAGGCGACCCAGGTCCAGGGCCTGAAGCTCTACGAAGACCCCAACAAGGCCTTCTGGCGGTTCAGTCTGGCAGTGCCCGTGGAGACGTACGAGGCGCGCTGGGAGTACGATATCCCCGGGCTGTACAATGAGTCTGGGGACGCGATCAAGACGCCCTGGCGCTTTGTGGTTCCGGCAGCCGAGCAGTCCATGCGCATGATGTTCCACTCGTGCAATGGCTTCTCCGTCGGCACCGACATGAACGCCTGGGTTGGGCCGAATCTGTGGAACGACGTGATGCGCGTCCACGGCGAAAAGCCCTTCCACGTCATGATCGGTGGCGGTGATCAGATCTACAACGACAACATCCGAACGGATGGGCCCCTGAAGGAGTGGACGGCCATCGCTAACCCGCACAAGAGACGCACCCATGACTTTGATGAAAAGCTGCGCGCCGCCTGTGACGAGTTCTACTACGGCAACTACGTGCGCTGGTACAATACCGAGCCCTTCCGCACGGCCAATGGACAGATTCCCCAAGTCAACATCTGGGATGATCATGACATTATTGACGGGTTCGGCTCTTATACCGACCATTTCATGAAGTGTTCCATCTTCCGCGGCATTGGTGGCGTCGCGTTCAAGTACTACTGCTTGTTCCAGCACCACATCGCTCCCCCCAGGTCGACCTTCACCACGGACGCCCCGGAGACCATGCACGCCGTGAATGGAACCTCGGGCACCGACCCCCGCCAACTGGAGAACACCTACGTCCTCGAAAACCAGCAAGAGGACGATTCTTGGATTCTCGGCAAGCGGCCGGGCCCCTATGTCGAAGAGGTCAGCCGCAGTCTCTACATGCGCTTCGGTAAGCGCATCGCCTTTTGTGGTCTGGATGCTCGCACAGAGCGCACCCGCCACCAGGTGAACTACCCGGACACGTACGATGCGCTTTTCGGTCGACTGGAGAGCGAAGTGGCGGCCGCCAAGGGCGACATCAAGCATCTGGTGGTCTTGTTGGGTGTCCCGATTGCGTACCCGCGCCTGGCATGGTTGGAGAATGTCCTGTCCTCTCCCGTCATTGCGCCGATCCGCCTGCTGAACAAACGCTTCGGCGTGGCGGGTGGCCTGTTCAACGAGTTTGACGGCCAGGTCGACCTGCTGGACGATCTGGACGACCACTACACGGCTCGCCAGCACAAGCGTGAGCGCAAGATGCTCCTCCAGCGTCTGCAGTCATTCGCGAGATCTCACTCCATTCGCGTCACCATCCTGAGTGGTGATGTCCACCTTGCGGCCATCGGTCGGTTCTACTCGAACCCCAAGCTGAACGTGTCGGGCGAGAATGACCACCGTTTCATTGTCAATGTCGtcagcagcgccatcacCAACAAGCCGCCGCCCAAGGCCGTCGCCAACCTGCTAGGCCGGAGAAACAAGATTCACCACTTGGATAGCGAAACGGACGAGACCCTGATGCCGTTCTTCGACAAGCAGCCCGGCGGCATCGAGAAGAGCGCCTCGTGGAACAAGGTGACCATGCCGTCGCGTAACTTTGCATGCCTGACCGAGTGCGTCGCCCCGGCCGGCGATAGCACAGTCGAGCCGGTATCTTCCAAGCTCGAACGCCTTCCCAAGGACGGCCACGCGCCGCTGCACAAAGGTGAGCAGGGCGCCGGCACGACGCACCGGGCCGCCGACGGgttcagcagcagcgacatGTACGGTGGATTGGACATCTCCATTCGCGTCGAGATTGACCCGCAGAACCGCCAGGCCGCCACCGAGGGCTATGGATTCAGCG TTCCTCCTTTGATGGCGACTCAGGGGGCGCCCAAGTCGTCCCGGAACAGCCTCCGCACGCGCTCGCGCCCATCCAGCGCTGACGGTCGCCCTTCGACGGCCCACTAA
- a CDS encoding uncharacterized protein (ID:PFLUO_007780-T1.cds;~source:funannotate), translated as MRYIHSEERLPIPDDVKLHIRSRIVTVEGPRGKLVKDLSHLAVTFNRPEKNIISIELHHGIRKGVATLRTVRTIINNLIIGVTRGFLYKMRYVYAHFPINVNIEKNSETGVAELEIRNFLGEKYVRRVTAQPGVEIITSPNVKDELQLSGNSLEGVSQSAADIQQICRVRNKDIRKFLDGLYVSERGNIIEA; from the exons ATGCGGTACATTCACTCCGAGGAACGGCTGCCCATCCCTGACGATG TGAAGCTTCACATTCGTTCGCGGATCGTGACCGTCGAGGGCCCCCGCGgcaagctggtcaaggacCTGTCCCACCTGGCCGTCACCTTCAACCGCCCCGAGAAGAACATTATCTCGATCGAGCTGCACCACGGTATCCGCAAGGGCGTCGCTACCCTGCGCACCGTCCGCAcgatcatcaacaacctgATCATCGGTGTCACCCGCGGCTTCCTGTACAAGATGCGCTACGTGTACGCTCACTTTCCCATCAACGTCAACATCGAGAAGAACTCCGAGACCGGTGTCGCGGAGCTTGAGATCCGCAACTTCCTCGGCGAGAAGTACGTGCGCCGCGTGACGGCCCAGCCCGGtgtcgagatcatcaccTCGCCCAACGTCAAGGACGAGCTGCAGCTGTCCGGCAACTCCCTCGAGGGTGTGTCGCAGAGCGCCGCCGACATTCAGCAGATCTGCCGTGTCCGGAACAAGGATATCCGGAAG TTCCTGGACGGTCTGTACGTGTCGGAGCGGGGCAACATTATCGAGGCGTAA
- a CDS encoding uncharacterized protein (ID:PFLUO_007777-T1.cds;~source:funannotate), with translation MHFDPPAQNAPAESALLSRRRNRKSQSARPHAPGHTTTDPTSPEVMNSLITSLSTISVPLKTHFDTVPRIDTDSDPGLPEVPQTAPCFSNPHSDHGFGMNHGAYKPGEVGSFLHPDDAALSPVIRMARAPPSPKSPKSPRSPRFRPFKSSPSSPARPASRDSYSSVRAAPEDSVFGTITTEPGPRLSTAPSVASSGSFGRSKSLRGHFGLMKKPSREFTSEKESQVDRLRTTSSHTDSLRHNTPRSRASVRSLRSMADVAEEERPSGVKEEPNEELAELATSTPPTQEQSLQTTPDLGNNPGGIGSGRIIPNRDSSLRHRHSPSSSTRKRRSARHSRYSSTTSKDSDAENGLPGSSNDAEQVTRRIQELKEQQQQIKSELEADDSPGKAPKTTTKVTLLKQAKLLPRTPSEADSGRATPNEPKDGRSPFNDSAPSPSVMTGKSRSSSNRNGVPLASKPTNFSPQVSKSSFDKYEHANGRYRRSIEPGTPTKHHRRAPSNPVSPGRRSSIGHERPSSADSIDYAVDEYILSPKLTQKVIHPTTGRTIAFSEVGDPKGHVVLCCLGMGLTRYLMAFYDELARTLNLRLVSLDRPGVGESDAHRIDESTSPLSWPDDVAIVCNYLRVTKFSILAHSAGAIYALATALRIPQHIRGRIHLLAPWIPPSQLSSIGSQKEPAPNNAVPYSQRILRALPTSLLKVANTSFMSATSASITTSLPKSPRKAKRKPSAKDIPAANSGPTKSNGTLPVETHATPEMKEKELPPTPGMPNTSIQNGTRKSDATLASRAKSPTEELERQRDYDTRLTHRIWELATTNANPAVDLLICLERRQTIGFRYVDITRSVVIQHGSKDTRVPVENVQWLGKTMRRCEVRILEGEGHGLMASAGVMGSVLTEIAKEWEDWTIIVQGKRKQNAQNSARHGLAIST, from the exons ATTTCGACACCGTGCCTCGAATCGACACGGATTCCGATCCTGGACTACCCGAAGTGCCACAGACTGCGCCGTGTTTCTCCAATCCTCATTCCGACCATGGCTTTGGTATGAATCACGGGGCCTACAAACCGGGCGAGGTTGGTTCGTTTCTACATCCCGATGATGCTGCCCTGTCGCCGGTCATTCGCATGGCCAGAGCACCCCCGTCTCCCAAATCTCCCAAGTCACCTAGGTCGCCAAGATTCAGACCATTCAAATcgtctccttcatctcctgctcgTCCGGCGTCGAGAGACTCCTACAGCTCCGTCAGAGCCGCCCCGGAAGATTCCGTATTCGGAACGATTACCACAGAGCCCGGTCCGCGTCTCTCAACCGCACCAAGCGTTGCATCCAGTGGCTCTTTCGGGCGATCGAAGAGTCTCAGGGGTCACTTTGGTTTGATGAAGAAGCCCTCGCGGGAGTTCACGAGCGAGAAGGAATCACAGGTGGATCGCTTGCGCACCACGAGCAGCCACACCGATAGCCTTCGCCATAATACCCCACGCAGTCGAGCCAGCGTGCGCTCTTTGCGTTCCATGGCCGATGTagccgaggaggagcgccCGAGTGGTGTGAAAGAAGAGCCAAATGAGGAGTTGGCCGAGCTAGCTACGAGTACTCCACCAACCCAGGAGCAGTCCCTCCAGACTACCCCGGACCTTGGAAACAATCCCGGGGGGATCGGCAGTGGCAGAATCATCCCCAATCGGGACTCGTCGCTGCGACACCGGCATAGCCCTTCTTCAAGCACCAGGAAGCGTCGGTCCGCCCGCCACAGTCGATATTCGTCCACTACCAGCAAGGATTCGGATGCAGAAAATGGCCTTCCTGGATCAAGCAATGATGCCGAACAGGTAACACGCAGGATCCAGGAATTGAAagagcagcaacagcaaaTCAAGTCCGAGCTAGAAGCGGACGACAGTCCAGGCAAAGCACCCAAAACAACGACAAAGGTGACCCTCCTTAAACAGGCGAAGCTTCTTCCACGGACCCCTAGTGAGGCCGACTCGGGTCGCGCAACTCCGAATGAGCCTAAGGACGGCCGATCTCCGTTTAACGACAGtgctccgtctccgtctGTCATGACCGGCAAGAgccgatcttcttccaaccgAAATGGAGTACCACTGGCATCTAAGCCAACGAATTTCTCTCCACAAGTGTCCAAATCCTCATTTGACAAATACGAGCATGCGAATGGTCGATATCGGCGTTCGATCGAGCCCGGAACGCCTACCAAACACCACCGACGAGCACCATCCAACCCCGTGTCCCCTGGTCGTCGTTCCTCAATCGGTCACGAGCGGCCGTCTAGTGCGGATTCGATCGACTACGCCGTGGATGAGTACATCCTCTCCCCGAAGCTGACCCAAAAGGTGATCCACCCGACTACCGGCCGCACCATTGCCTTCTCCGAAGTGGGAGACCCCAAGGGCCATGTTGTGCTGTGCTGCCTCGGCATGGGCCTGACCCGGTATCTCATGGCCTTTTATGATGAATTAGCCCGAACCCTCAACCTCAGACTGGTCAGCTTGGATCGCCCCGGTGTGGGCGAAAGTGACGCGCACCGAATTGATGAGTCGACCAGCCCTCTCAGCTGGCCCG ATGATGTCGCGATCGTTTGCAATTACCTCCGAGTGACCAAGTTCTCCATTCTGGCCCATTCCGCTGGGGCAATCTACGCTCTCGCAACGGCGCTCCGAATCCCGCAACATATTCGCGGCcgcatccatctcctggcTCCGTGGATTCCCCCATCGCAGCTGTCCAGCATCGGCTCTCAGAAAGAACCCGCGCCCAACAATGCGGTTCCTTATTCTCAGCGCATCCTTCGGGCTCTGCCAACGTCCCTTCTGAAGGTTGCCAACACCAGCTTCATGAGCGCCACGAGTgccagcatcaccaccagccttCCCAAGTCTCCTCGAAAAGCCAAACGCAAGCCTTCTGCCAAAGACATTCCCGCCGCAAATTCTGGGCCCACGAAATCTAATGGAACCCTCCCTGTCGAGACCCATGCAACGCCAGAAatgaaagagaaagagcTTCCTCCAACGCCGGGAATGCCCAATACCTCCATCCAAAACGGAACGCGGAAAAGCGATGCCACTCTTGCCTCTCGAGCCAAGTCTCCCACGGAGGAACTCGAGCGCCAGCGTGATTACGATACGCGGCTCACCCATCGAATCTGGGAGCTGGCTACCACGAATGCCAACCCGGCCGTTGATCTGCTGATCTGTCTCGAGCGTCGGCAGACAATTGGTTTCCGCTACGTCGACATCACGCGGTCGGTGGTGATCCAGCATGGCAGCAAAGATACCCGCGTACCGGTGGAAAATGTCCAATGGCTGGGCAAGACGATGCGACGCTGCGAGGTCCGCATTCTTGAGGGCGAGGGCCACGGTCTGATGGCCTCTGCCGGCGTGATGGGCAGCGTGCTGACggagatcgccaaggagTGGGAAGACTGGACAATCATTGTGCAAGGCAAACGCAAGCAGAATGCGCAGAATTCCGCGCGCCATGGACTGGCCATTTCTACCTGA